The following coding sequences lie in one Primulina huaijiensis isolate GDHJ02 chromosome 2, ASM1229523v2, whole genome shotgun sequence genomic window:
- the LOC140971456 gene encoding uncharacterized protein has translation MSSSNSAKYPWPSTVNAANFVSVKLCLNKDNKKRGINDYKIWKKQMICLFESQDLLGFIDGQIPAPEDSMDEQKLWRRTDQLVAGWILGSITGTDVLDAVVGLKSSMEVWLELEKLFKSDNNDIQSDMEKDEDEDTEDESESSSSSSSEEGDAATGKDLSRYLPLYRAALRGDWKEGKKILDKDQNAITAMVNGYSETTLHVAVETGKSNYFVKKLLEYPIPDEAILAKNSSGDTALHFAAMAGNKEAAIMLVSKNPDLLYITNKKNRLPIHLAARNSQKDTLMYLISVSKKDVGNSPFVGKFGAQLLTIAITSEFIDVASYLVKKYPELAALSDEDGDYALKVLAGMKSVFPSGQTFSWWQNWIYSCVPLTSSSMEKITTDIENPCYDDQVQKKFDWFQIISFVVPVAKSYKKKKLMHQQTLELVKCLCKALESLPDASRVYESAIVKAARKGIHEVVEVIIEMFPTAIFAEEPKTGCTIFHVAARERVDNVFNLIYHMNERKHYFYDSTDSSDNNFMHTCGEIAPSHKLNLVSGAALQLQRELQWFKEMEKFVNPSRRTWENNDRKTPQMLFTEKHHELKSEGEKWMKDTATSCTIAAALITTVVFAAAFTVPGGLRSDSGIPVFVKEPSFILFAISNSVSMFTSTTSLLMFLSILTSRYAEQDFLNVLPKRLCIGLLTLFTSITFMMVAFSAAIYVTFRDKSSLFLIPMAALACLPVGSFVLLQFPLLITLMYSTYGPGIFQKKSDRTLY, from the exons ATGTCTTCCTCAAATTCAGCAAAATATCCATGGCCGTCAACTGTTAATGCTGCGAACTTTGTATCAGTGAAGCTATGTCTTAACAAAGACAATAAGAAACGAGGCATTAATGATTACAAGATCTGGAAGAAACAGATGATCTGTCTGTTCGAGAGCCAAGATTTGCTGGGCTTCATCGACGGCCAGATTCCGGCCCCCGAAGATTCCATGGATGAGCAGAAACTTTGGAGAAGAACCGACCAGCTTGTCGCAGGATGGATTTTGGGTTCCATTACTGGGACCGATGTGCTTGATGCTGTGGTGGGATTGAAGAGTTCCATGGAAGTTTGGTTAGAActagaaaaacttttcaaatcaGATAATAATGACATTCAAAGTGATATGGAGAAAGATGAAGATGAGGATACGGAAGATGAATCTGAGTCATCTTCCAGTTCTAGTTCGGAAGAGGGAGATGCAGCTACAG gTAAGGATTTGAGCCGGTACTTGCCGTTGTATAGAGCAGCATTAAGAGGTGATTGGAAGGAAGGCAAGAAGATTCTGGACAAAGATCAAAATGCAATCACAGCCATGGTCAATGGATACTCTGAGACAACTCTGCACGTAGCTGTGGAGACTGGAAAATCAAATTATTTCGTAAAAAAGTTGTTAGAGTACCCGATTCCAGATGAAGCAATCCTCGCAAAAAATAGTTCGGGGGACACTGCTCTACATTTTGCTGCTATGGCCGGAAACAAGGAAGCTGCGATAATGTTGGTGAGCAAAAACCCCGACTTGCTATATATCACCAATAAGAAGAATAGGTTACCTATACATTTGGCGGCGAGGAATAGCCAAAAGGATACGCTTATGTATCTCATATCCGTCTCCAAGAAAGATGTGGGTAACAGCCCATTTGTGGGGAAGTTCGGGGCTCAGCTGCTCACCATTGCGATCACTTCTGAATTTATAG ATGTGGCATCGTACTTGGTTAAGAAATACCCGGAGTTGGCTGCATTAAGCGATGAGGATGGCGATTATGCATTGAAAGTGCTAGCAGGAATGAAATCCGTGTTTCCAAGTGGACAGACTTTCAGTTGGTGGCAAAACTGGATATACTCTT GTGTTCCATTGACATCGTCGAGCATGGAAAAAATTACAACTGACATTGAGAATCCATGTTATGATGATCAAGTGCAAAAGAAATTTGATTGGTTCCAGATAATTTCTTTTGTGG TTCCCGTAGCGAAGAGctacaagaaaaagaaattaatgCACCAACAAACACTTGAACTCGTCAAATGCTTGTGCAAAGCACTGGAATCTTTGCCTGATGCTTCACGTGTCTATGAAAGTGCTATAGTTAAGGCTGCAAGGAAAGGCATACATGAGGTTGTGGAGGTGATCATAGAGATGTTTCCCACTGCTATTTTTGCTGAAGAACCAAAAACTGGATGCACCATTTTTCACGTAGCTGCGAGAGAACGCGTTGACAATGTTTTCAATCTCATTTATCACATGAATGAGCGAAAACACTATTTTTACGACTCAACCGACTCTTCGGATAACAACTTTATGCACACGTGTGGAGAAATAGCCCCTTCTCACAAACTCAATCTAGTTTCTGGTGCAGCTTTACAGTTGCAACGTGAATTACAATGGTTCAAG GAAATGGAAAAGTTCGTTAACCCTTCTCGTAGGACATGGGAAAACAATGATCGCAAAACTCCTCAGATGTTGTTTACCGAGAAGCACCACGAGTTGAAATCTGAAGGTGAGAAATGGATGAAAGACACTGCCACCTCATGTACCATTGCTGCCGCATTGATTACTACAGTCGTATTTGCTGCAGCTTTCACAGTTCCAGGAGGTCTTCGTAGCGACTCTGGAATACCGGTTTTCGTAAAAGAACCTTCATTCATTTTATTTGCCATTTCAAACTCCGTTTCCATGTTCACATCCACCACCTCCTTGCTTATGTTCCTATCGATCCTAACTTCCCGTTATGCAGAACAAGATTTTCTAAATGTTCTACCTAAGAGATTATGCATTGGACTGCTTACCCTTTTCACTTCCATTACGTTCATGATGGTTGCCTTTAGTGCAGCTATATACGTTACATTTAGAGACAAATCTAGTTTGTTTCTCATACCAATGGCTGCATTGGCTTGCTTGCCAGTGGGGTCATTCGTATTATTGCAATTCCCCCTTCTTATCACTTTGATGTATTCCACATATGGGCCAGGCATTTTCCAAAAAAAGAGTGACCGAACATTGTATTAA